A region from the Deinococcus budaensis genome encodes:
- a CDS encoding MbcA/ParS/Xre antitoxin family protein, whose translation MTVAPHVQGEGLYQQIVRGLIGLEAEAAERLVVEGEGLPLLTVAAARQHLKPFLGVGQPPAFLRGWRGTVSVRMLDDLLAFCRLYADVRLVLSEEDAARWLSRPNRHLEGWSPLDLLASRVGERRVRAYLEGLLSGNYG comes from the coding sequence ATGACCGTCGCACCACACGTGCAGGGCGAGGGGCTCTACCAGCAGATCGTGCGGGGGCTGATCGGCCTCGAGGCCGAGGCCGCCGAGCGGTTGGTCGTGGAGGGTGAGGGTCTGCCGCTCCTAACCGTGGCGGCCGCGCGACAGCACCTGAAGCCGTTCCTGGGAGTGGGCCAGCCTCCCGCCTTCCTCCGCGGGTGGCGCGGGACAGTCAGCGTCCGGATGCTGGACGACCTCCTCGCCTTCTGTCGCCTCTACGCCGACGTGCGGCTCGTCCTCAGCGAGGAAGACGCCGCTCGCTGGCTCAGCCGTCCCAACCGCCACCTGGAGGGCTGGAGCCCGCTGGACCTGCTGGCCAGCCGCGTGGGGGAGCGCCGGGTCCGGGCGTACCTGGAGGGGCTGCTCTCCGGGAACTACGGGTGA
- a CDS encoding metallophosphatase domain-containing protein codes for MRLVCLSDTHGLHDQVRLPPGDVLLHAGDVSGRGRLDEIGRFLSWFGRVGDFRHRVMIAGNHDFAFERTPHLAEGLIPDNVTYLNDSGVELDGLRFWGSPVTPEFMGWAFNRTDEELRQHWGQLPAGVDVVVTHGPPRGILDRVLTEGQAVGCPHLGRVIERLRPRVHVFGHIHEGYGREERGGVQYLNAAVCDPRYRVSQPPQVVDVGEVSG; via the coding sequence ATGAGACTGGTCTGCCTCTCCGACACCCATGGCCTGCACGACCAGGTCCGTCTCCCGCCCGGGGACGTCCTGCTGCACGCCGGGGATGTGAGCGGTCGCGGGCGGCTCGACGAGATCGGCCGCTTCCTGAGCTGGTTCGGCCGGGTCGGCGACTTCCGGCACCGCGTGATGATCGCGGGCAACCACGACTTCGCCTTCGAGCGCACGCCCCACCTCGCCGAGGGGCTGATTCCGGACAACGTCACCTACCTCAACGACTCGGGGGTGGAGCTGGACGGCCTGCGGTTCTGGGGCAGTCCCGTCACGCCCGAGTTCATGGGCTGGGCCTTCAACCGCACCGACGAGGAGCTGCGCCAGCACTGGGGACAGCTCCCGGCGGGGGTGGACGTCGTGGTCACCCACGGGCCGCCCCGGGGCATCCTTGACCGCGTGCTGACGGAGGGTCAGGCCGTCGGGTGTCCGCACCTGGGCCGGGTGATCGAGCGCCTGCGTCCCCGGGTCCACGTGTTCGGGCACATCCACGAGGGGTACGGCCGGGAGGAGCGCGGCGGCGTGCAGTACCTCAACGCTGCCGTGTGCGACCCGCGCTACCGGGTGAGCCAGCCACCTCAGGTGGTCGACGTGGGGGAGGTGAGCGGGTAG